A window of Pirellula sp. SH-Sr6A contains these coding sequences:
- a CDS encoding helix-turn-helix domain-containing protein — MRSRQWQRFKAGLQRKQLSNLDRIRVVAAYRAGSRSVDIARQFGIHRATVWRISRVLTKRKR; from the coding sequence GTGAGATCTCGTCAGTGGCAAAGGTTCAAGGCTGGGCTCCAACGTAAGCAGCTCAGCAATCTCGATCGAATTCGAGTTGTTGCTGCCTATAGGGCTGGCAGTCGATCGGTTGATATCGCAAGACAATTCGGAATACACCGCGCTACGGTCTGGAGAATCTCAAGGGTTCTTACGAAACGAAAGAGGTGA
- a CDS encoding DNA-methyltransferase: MASSAAALLSKSTESWKPAKRPELPIKPYYSSGGITLYHADCRHVLPYLVNFDLLLTDPPYGIRADNCGGRKQAKKGKGTWRDYGDTDWDRERPPASCFNLMMERCKHQIIWGGNYFSDLLTPSMRWLVWDKGQRNFSLADCEFAWTNFWKASRIFTYHRAKANRDARVHPTQKPLALIEWCIGFAAGVKTVLDPFAGGGTTLVACKKLGIEAVGIELNQVYCDSIVERLLSTNQESQ; encoded by the coding sequence ATGGCATCGTCTGCCGCTGCTTTGTTGTCTAAGTCCACCGAGAGCTGGAAGCCTGCCAAGCGACCTGAACTTCCCATCAAGCCTTATTACTCGTCGGGCGGAATCACGCTCTACCATGCTGATTGCCGTCACGTCCTTCCCTATCTCGTCAACTTCGATCTACTCCTCACCGATCCACCCTATGGCATTCGAGCTGACAACTGCGGTGGGAGGAAGCAAGCGAAGAAGGGTAAGGGGACATGGAGAGATTATGGAGACACGGACTGGGACCGCGAACGGCCGCCAGCATCATGCTTCAACCTCATGATGGAGCGGTGCAAGCATCAGATCATTTGGGGCGGCAACTACTTTAGCGACCTGCTCACTCCATCGATGAGATGGTTGGTTTGGGACAAAGGTCAGAGGAACTTCTCCCTCGCAGACTGTGAGTTTGCGTGGACCAACTTCTGGAAGGCGTCACGCATCTTCACCTACCATCGAGCGAAAGCCAATCGCGATGCTCGCGTTCATCCAACGCAAAAGCCATTGGCTCTGATTGAATGGTGCATTGGATTCGCTGCAGGGGTTAAGACCGTATTGGATCCGTTCGCAGGTGGTGGAACCACTCTGGTTGCCTGCAAGAAGTTGGGTATTGAAGCTGTTGGAATCGAACTCAATCAAGTCTACTGCGACAGCATTGTTGAGAGACTCCTCTCGACCAATCAAGAATCTCAGTAG
- a CDS encoding fatty acid desaturase CarF family protein, with product MVFVTELLVAWLLADFLSGVWHWIEDRYFEESWPIIGKYIAKPNTLHHAQPAAFLQNGYWTRNWTTILPAAIAFALYPSLVFVFVSQANEIHAWAHQKCSPFIRMLQEVGVLQSPRHHGEHHRSPFEVRYCVMSDWLNPFLDSIEFWRWCEYLLRPFIRVKDDRTA from the coding sequence ATGGTTTTTGTAACCGAGCTTTTGGTAGCTTGGTTGCTCGCTGATTTTCTCTCGGGTGTCTGGCATTGGATCGAGGATCGCTACTTCGAAGAATCCTGGCCGATCATTGGCAAGTACATTGCCAAGCCTAATACCCTGCACCACGCACAACCAGCTGCATTCCTGCAGAACGGCTATTGGACACGGAATTGGACAACCATCCTTCCGGCAGCAATCGCATTCGCACTGTATCCCTCGTTGGTGTTCGTATTCGTTTCTCAAGCAAACGAGATTCATGCTTGGGCTCACCAAAAATGCAGCCCATTCATTCGCATGCTTCAAGAGGTTGGTGTACTTCAGAGTCCTCGGCATCATGGTGAACATCATCGGAGCCCGTTCGAAGTTCGATACTGTGTTATGTCAGATTGGCTGAATCCATTTCTAGACTCGATTGAGTTTTGGCGATGGTGCGAATATCTACTCCGCCCTTTCATCCGTGTGAAAGACGATAGGACAG
- a CDS encoding trypsin-like peptidase domain-containing protein, producing the protein MLRAAVIGAIVLMASTAFGQQRVLDCPTGKCPLVAAPPAIVSSGAAITIATLNAEDSKDLSSSNQIRSELASAGGGDPFEQVIRATVRVTVSGVCGSGTVVGRDKSGRALILTNAHVAGTTKGRTVNVERWETNGRSEKSTASIIASGYGRGMSLDFAVLRAADGFAGDVKPVPMANRQPDTSTLITTYGCPRCEWPSLQVLRLNRSEGQILTWHPEAIGGRSGSSVIDYTANGPEVVGLLTWGGGGEGLGQSMPFVLNALQGRLPKALESLPPYAKEVSDSAETRFVRTAWPTQDIEPGDEDLLENVTGGKLGRKPPKEKPPAEPDAGILNRNPDRPVVQWMGSILLFALAFGFGLFNGAVLGFVFKERISKWFL; encoded by the coding sequence ATGCTGCGCGCTGCAGTAATCGGTGCAATCGTTCTGATGGCATCGACGGCCTTTGGCCAACAACGAGTGCTGGACTGTCCGACGGGAAAATGCCCACTTGTTGCGGCTCCGCCCGCCATCGTCAGCAGCGGAGCTGCGATCACGATCGCCACGCTCAATGCCGAAGACTCCAAAGACTTATCCAGCTCGAATCAAATTCGTTCTGAATTAGCGAGCGCTGGAGGAGGCGATCCCTTCGAACAAGTGATCAGGGCAACGGTTCGCGTAACCGTCAGCGGTGTGTGTGGGAGTGGAACCGTAGTAGGGCGGGACAAATCCGGCCGAGCCTTGATCCTTACGAACGCCCACGTCGCGGGGACCACGAAAGGTCGGACTGTCAATGTTGAACGTTGGGAAACCAACGGTCGAAGCGAGAAAAGCACCGCATCGATTATTGCCAGTGGATATGGCCGCGGAATGTCGCTGGACTTTGCAGTACTCCGCGCAGCAGATGGATTCGCGGGCGACGTGAAGCCCGTGCCTATGGCGAATCGGCAGCCGGACACTAGCACTCTGATCACGACCTACGGGTGCCCCCGGTGTGAATGGCCATCGTTGCAAGTACTGCGGCTCAATCGATCGGAGGGGCAAATTCTCACTTGGCACCCGGAGGCAATTGGCGGCCGATCCGGATCGAGCGTGATCGATTACACGGCAAATGGTCCGGAGGTTGTTGGTCTTCTCACATGGGGCGGTGGTGGGGAAGGCTTAGGTCAATCCATGCCTTTCGTCCTGAATGCTCTCCAAGGTCGCTTGCCAAAAGCTCTCGAGTCGCTGCCCCCCTATGCAAAAGAGGTGAGCGATTCCGCGGAAACGCGTTTCGTTCGAACCGCTTGGCCGACGCAGGATATTGAGCCAGGCGATGAGGATCTCCTCGAGAACGTAACTGGTGGCAAACTCGGGAGGAAGCCCCCAAAGGAGAAGCCTCCCGCCGAACCGGACGCGGGGATCTTGAATCGCAACCCGGATCGCCCAGTGGTTCAATGGATGGGTAGCATACTTCTATTCGCCCTAGCATTCGGATTCGGACTCTTCAACGGTGCAGTACTAGGCTTCGTCTTCAAGGAGAGAATCAGCAAATGGTTTTTGTAA